GAGACTCGCAAAACTCGTGGCTCTAATCCTGGTAATTTTGCTTGTAAGTTTAGTGGCGGTTGGTTGTGCTCCGGAGAAGGAAGGAAAAGAAGAGCTTTTTGGGACTCTCAATCTCGCGGGTTCTACAACCGTTTTGCCTTTGGCTCAAGCTGTAGCCGAGGAGTTCATGAAGGAGCACCCCAAGGTGAGAGTCAATGTGCAAGGTGGAGGATCTAGCGCTGGGATTGAAGCTGTGAGTAGGAGAGTCGTCGATATCGGAAATTCTTCTCGGGATTTAAGACCGGAAGAACGAAACCTCGGTCTCGTCGATCACCAAATCGCCATCGATGCGGTGACGATAATCGTTCACCCCAGTAATCCGATTACAAACTTAACTAAAGATCAAGTTAAAAAAATATTCACGGGGCAGATCACTAACTGGAAAGATGTGGGAGGTAATGATGAATCCATCCAGGTGGTGAACCGGGATGAGGCTTCCGGTACCAGAGAGTGCTTCTATGAGATAGCCCTTGGCAAGACCAATTTCACAAAAAATGTAATCATCCAACCCGGCAGTGGCGAAATGATAGCAACGGTTTCCAAACTCCCAAATGCCATTGGGTATGTCTCTCTGGGTTACATCACCGACGCGGTTAAAACGGTAAATTACGATGGAATAGAACCAAACGAGGAAAATGCGAGATGTGGGAAATATACACTTCAACGAAGACTTCACATGTTCACTAAAGGTAGAGCCAAGGGTCTAGCCAAGACATTCATCGATTACATTCTCAGCTCTGAAATACAGGAGAGAATAGTCTCCGAGAAATTTATTCCTATCATGGAATAACTCAATTTTAAGACTGACCTGTGAGAAGGGATATGAAAGCGAGAAAAATAAGGGAAATCTTACTCAGTTACCTATTTCTTTTCTGCGCTCTGGCGGGAGCTGCGGGTGTTCTTCTCATTTTTATCTTCGTCGGCGTGCAAGGTTTTCCCATCCTCCAAAGGGTTGGAGTAGTAGATTTTCTCCTCAGTTCCGATTGGCTTCCTACTCGAGGGCATTTCGGTATTTTACCCATGATCATGGGAACATTGGCGGTGACCCTCGGAGCCCTCATTTTAGGTGCCCCACTTGGCATTGCCACCGCCATTTTCATGGCAGAGGTCGCCCCCGATCAGATGAGACGGATTCTACGGCCAGTGGTTGAGCTCCTGGCTGGAATCCCCTCTGTTGTCTACGGTTTCCTCGGTATCGTCCTTCTCATTCCTTGGATAAATAAAATCGATGGTCCCAATTACTCAGGATTCGGCATTTTAACAGCCTCTTTAATATTAACGGTGATGATTTTGCCCACCATTGTTAATATCGCGGAAGATGCCATTAGAGCTGTACCTCAAGAGTATAGAGATGCCTCTTTTGCTCTGGCGGCGACTCATTGGCAGACTATTAGGGGCACGGTCCTCCCCGCTGCTAGGTCTGGGATTTTTACCTCCATCATCTTGGGAATGGGAAGAGCCATAGGCGAAACCATGGCTGTGCTCATGGTCATAGGAAATCCTGCGATCATTCCTAAATCAATCTTTAGTCCCGCTGCCTCTCTCACCAGCATCATAGTATTGGATATGTCTTATGCGTCTGGAGATCATCGCACTGCTTTATTTGCCATTGGGATTGTCCTGTTCGCCATAACCATCACCTTAATTGCTCTGGCTTATCGATTCTCCTCTGATGGGGGGAGAACAAGGTGAGGGCCAAATTCACCAATTATTTAGCCTTAGGGGTTCTCTGGCTTGCATCCATTACCGCTTCGATCACTTTATTCTCGCTGATCGGCTACATTTTTTGGAATGGACTTCCCGCCATTGATTTGGATTTCATTTTAACTCCCCCTCGCGGTATTGAAATGAAAGGAGGGATCTTCCCCACCATCGTTGCTTCCCTTTACGTCACTCTTTTAGCCGTTCTTATCGCCACACCGGTGGGGGTCGGGGGCGCCATTTATCTAACCGAGTATGCTCGGGAGGGTAAAGTAACTAGATTCATTCGCTTTATGGGAGACTCCTTGGCAAGCGTACCTTCCATTGTATTTGGACTTTTTGGTATTTCACTGTTCGTATACATTTTAGGGCTCGGTTGGTGCATACTCTCCGGGGCACTAACCTTGGCATTTATGATTCTTCCAGTTATTATACGAACTTCGGAGGAAGCCATTAAAGCTGTACCCGATTCTTATCGAGAGGGAAGTTTTGGATTGGGGGCAACCAAGTGGCAAACAATAAAAAATGTCATTCTTCCTACTGCCTCTCCTGGTATTTTGACGGGTGTAATTTTGGGTATGGGGAGAGCATTTGGGGAAACGGCGGCTGTTATGTACACCGCTGGGATGGCTTTAAACATACCAAAGAGTCCACTGGATACCGGGCGAACGATGACTCTCCACTTGTATCTCTTAATAACTCAGGGAGGATCACTAAAATCAGCCTTTGGTACAGCTTTTCTTCTATTGGCAATCGTTCTGATGGCCAATCTCACTACCACGGGTCTGATGCGGAGATTCCGAGCTAGATATATTGCGTGAAAGGTGAGGTGAATCCGTATTGGGCGAAAATGGTATTAAGATGGAGATCAAAAATCTCAATCTCTACTATGGTGACCAAAGGGTACTGGAAGGTATCAATCTCTCAATCAAGGAACGATACATTACCGCTATAATCGGACCATCGGGGTGCGGAAAGACCAGCCTGCTCAGGTGTCTTAATCGAATGCATGAGCTCATTCCCAATACCAAAGTTGAGGGTGAGGTGTTTTTGGATGGGGAGAACATTTTCAGGCCCTCAACTGACATAATAAATTTACGTAAGCGCATTGGAATGGTTTTTCAGAGACCCAATCCATTCCCGAAATCCATTTATGATAATGTGGCTTATGGTCCCAGGGTTCATGGCATAAAGCATAAAACCAAGCTCGATGAGATAGTGGAGAGAAGTCTGAAGAGAGCAGCCCTTTGGAAGGAGGTTAAAGACAAACTTCATTCCTCCGCACTGACACTTTCTGGGGGACAGCAACAGCGTTTATGTATTGCCAGGGTATTGGCCATTGATCCGGAAGTAGTTTTGATGGATGAACCCTGTTCAGCTCTTGATCCTGCATCCACTCAGAGGATCGAGTATCTAATGGAAGAACTGAAGAAGAAATATACCGTTGTCATCGTGACTCACAATATGCAGCAGGCTGCTCGTGTTTCAGATTTCACCGCTTTCCTTCTCGTTGAGCAAGAAGGACAGGCTGCAAAGCTGATAGAATATGGGAAGACGGATGATATTTTCACCAATCCTTCAGACAAGAGAACTGAAAATTATATAACGGGTCGATTTGGATAAGGTGCCAGGGGTGATTAAGGATGAGAACTTTTCATGAGGAATTGCGCGAACTGCAGAGTAAGGTGCTTC
This portion of the Actinomycetota bacterium genome encodes:
- the pstC gene encoding phosphate ABC transporter permease subunit PstC yields the protein MKARKIREILLSYLFLFCALAGAAGVLLIFIFVGVQGFPILQRVGVVDFLLSSDWLPTRGHFGILPMIMGTLAVTLGALILGAPLGIATAIFMAEVAPDQMRRILRPVVELLAGIPSVVYGFLGIVLLIPWINKIDGPNYSGFGILTASLILTVMILPTIVNIAEDAIRAVPQEYRDASFALAATHWQTIRGTVLPAARSGIFTSIILGMGRAIGETMAVLMVIGNPAIIPKSIFSPAASLTSIIVLDMSYASGDHRTALFAIGIVLFAITITLIALAYRFSSDGGRTR
- the pstA gene encoding phosphate ABC transporter permease PstA; amino-acid sequence: MRAKFTNYLALGVLWLASITASITLFSLIGYIFWNGLPAIDLDFILTPPRGIEMKGGIFPTIVASLYVTLLAVLIATPVGVGGAIYLTEYAREGKVTRFIRFMGDSLASVPSIVFGLFGISLFVYILGLGWCILSGALTLAFMILPVIIRTSEEAIKAVPDSYREGSFGLGATKWQTIKNVILPTASPGILTGVILGMGRAFGETAAVMYTAGMALNIPKSPLDTGRTMTLHLYLLITQGGSLKSAFGTAFLLLAIVLMANLTTTGLMRRFRARYIA
- a CDS encoding phosphate ABC transporter substrate-binding protein, producing RLAKLVALILVILLVSLVAVGCAPEKEGKEELFGTLNLAGSTTVLPLAQAVAEEFMKEHPKVRVNVQGGGSSAGIEAVSRRVVDIGNSSRDLRPEERNLGLVDHQIAIDAVTIIVHPSNPITNLTKDQVKKIFTGQITNWKDVGGNDESIQVVNRDEASGTRECFYEIALGKTNFTKNVIIQPGSGEMIATVSKLPNAIGYVSLGYITDAVKTVNYDGIEPNEENARCGKYTLQRRLHMFTKGRAKGLAKTFIDYILSSEIQERIVSEKFIPIME
- the pstB gene encoding phosphate ABC transporter ATP-binding protein PstB, with protein sequence MEIKNLNLYYGDQRVLEGINLSIKERYITAIIGPSGCGKTSLLRCLNRMHELIPNTKVEGEVFLDGENIFRPSTDIINLRKRIGMVFQRPNPFPKSIYDNVAYGPRVHGIKHKTKLDEIVERSLKRAALWKEVKDKLHSSALTLSGGQQQRLCIARVLAIDPEVVLMDEPCSALDPASTQRIEYLMEELKKKYTVVIVTHNMQQAARVSDFTAFLLVEQEGQAAKLIEYGKTDDIFTNPSDKRTENYITGRFG